DNA from Candidatus Omnitrophota bacterium:
CGGCATCGTATGCTATGATCGGCCCGGCCATCACGGGCGGACTTTTTATTTTGAGCGGGGCCGGGATATTATTGCGGTATTCCTTGTCCATTCCCTGCGGATACGCGGCAGTGCTGCTGGCCGCCCTGCCGATGATTGGCCGGGCGCTGGTCATGGATTATGGCTTGCAGCGGCCGGGCCAGGCATTGCCGGCATTTCAGGAGATCCAGGACTTTTTCCTGGCTTGGGGAACCGATTTCTTGACTCAAGTGCTGTTTCCCGTCTATTTTTTGACGCGGCATAAAATTAAAACGCTTGTGAACACCCCGCGGAAATACCAATGATCACATTTCCGAAAAATTTTTATTGGGGCGCGGCCACCTCCAGCCACCAGGTCGAGGGAAACAATTCCAACAACGACTGGTGGGCCTGGGAGCAGGCGGGGCACACCAAGGAATTGTCCGGCCGGGCCGCGGGGCACTATGACTTGCATGAGAAGGATTTTGACCTGGCGCGGCAGCTCTACCAGAATGCGCACCGTTTTTCGGTCGAGTGGAGCCGAGTTGAACCGAGGGAAGGGGAATTCAGCGGGGAGGCCATCCGGCATTACCAGCGGGTCGTGGCGGCGTTGCGGGAGCGCAACATCGAGCCCGTTGTGACCTTGCACCATTTCGCCAATCCGCTGTGGGTCTCCCGCCAGGGCGGGTGGCTCAATCCCAAGGTCATCGGGTGGTTCGGACGCTACGCGCAGAGGATGGCCGAGGCGTTGGGAGGCGGCGTAAAATATTGGGTCACGATCAACGAGCCGTTGGTTTTTGTTTATCACGGGTTTGTCCTTGGTAAATGGCCGCCGGGGGAGCGTTCGCTCCCCGCGGCCTTTCGCGCCGCCGATCATCTGGCTAAGGCCCACGGTTTGGCGTACCGGCAAATTCACGGATTGTTCCGGGGCCGTCGTTTACCGTCACCTTCGGTCGGCATCGCTCACAACATGGTGGTGTTCCAGCCCTGCCCGGGAAAAAGCGGCTTCCTTTGCCGTTGTAACGTTTTTTTGAGGCACTGGCTCTTCAATCTGGGTTTTCTGGACAGGATCCGGGGCGCGATGGACTTTATCGGACTAAATTATTATATGAGGGAAATTTTGACGAGCGACCCGTTGCTGGGGGCGGGGCCCTGGGGCAAAAGGTGCAATGTCCCTCACGGGCACGGCGGCCATCTCAATATGCTGGAATGGGACCATTACCCGCAGGGGATCCATCAAGTCCTTCAATACCTGAAGCGTTACCGCAGACCTGTTTTGATCACCGAAAACGGGACTTGTGAAGAGGATGACGCGTTCCGCTGGCGGTTCATCCGGGAACATTTGTTGCAGGTCCATAAAGCCATTGAAGAGGGCATCCCGGTAATCGGTTATCTTTACTGGTCCTTGCTGGACAATTTTGAATGGGACCACGGATTCAGGCCGCGGTTCGGCCTGGTCCATGTGGATTACGACAGCCTCGCGCGCACCCTGCGGCCGAGCGCCCACCGCTTCGCGGAGGTCTGCCGCACCGGGCGGCTGGAGGAGTGAATCCGGGTGCGACATTTTTTTAAGGTAATCCCTCTGGGGGCGGGTTTTCGTAGTATAATTTTGGAAACAAGAAGGGATCGATTTAGATGAAACAGGAAAATATGCGTTCCTTGGAGAGCTTGAGCGCCGTCTGCCATTATTGCGGCGTCTTCTCCGTTTTTATCGGATCGGTGGTCATTTTTATGGATTTTCTCCGCAAAGATTTCGAGCATATCCAAACCGGGATTTTTCAGTTTGCGATCGGTTATGCGCTGGTCAAAGTGTCAAGCCGGATTGCGATGATCGTGATGTCGGAGAAGATTGAGCGTTGACCCGGATTCCGGCCCCTGCCGAGTGCGGCCGGGTTTCCCGGTTGTGAAAGGCCCTGCCGTCCGATATGTTTTTCCCTTACCGTGACGATAATCCCAGCCGGAGTTTTCCGGTGATGACGATCCTGTTGATTGTCGTCAATATGGTGGTCTTTGTCACGTTCGGACTGCGGCCGGACTATGAGGCGATTGTCCATGAATACGGCTTTATCCCGGGCCGGTTCAATACGTTGAGTTTTTTTACCAGCATGTTCCTTCACGGGGGCTGGTTTCATCTGATCTTCAATATGTGGTATCTTTGGCTTTTCGGCGATAACCTTGAGGACCGGATGGGGAAGCTGGGGTTTTTGGGGTTTTATCTCCTGGGTGGGATTTTTGCCTCACTCCTGCACTCGGCATTCTCCAATGAGGTCATGAAAACGGTTCCCTGCGTGGGCGCCAGCGGGGCGATCAGCGCGGTCATGGGAGGATACGTCATTTTGTTCCCTCACGCCAAGGTCCGCGTCGTGATTTTATTTTTTTATAACATCATCCGTTTCCGCTGGCCGGCGTTTGTTTTTTTGGGGATATGGTTTGTGGAGCAGTTGTGGGCCGGGGGAGGGACCATGCTGAATGTGGAGGCCAGCCCGGTGGCTTATTGGGCGCATATCGGCGGATTCGTTTTCGGGGTCGGCGGGGCGTTCATCGCCCGATTGTTGGTGTGAGGTGCGGACGGGCGGCTTTGATCCCGTCGGATTTGAGGTGAAAAGGCATGTATCGTCATCTGGATTCTGAGAAAATCGTTCAAACCATCGAACTGTTGGACCGGAGGATCAGGGAGCGGTTCCCCGAATCCGGGCTTGCGAAAGTTTCCGCCGAACTGTTGAAGACCGGCCAGGAATCCAAGGACCGCAGCCGGTGGGTGGCCCGCCCGCATTGGGAACTGCGTTTTCTGCTGTGGTTTCTGGTGGTGCTGATGGCGGTGAGCTTGGTCCTGGCATTTTTGCGACTGGACCTGCAGGCCCACCCCCTGACGTTTGGGGAATTTGTTCAGGTCCTAGAGTCCGGCATCAACGACATCGTTTTCCTGGGCGCGGGCGTGTTTTTTCTCGTCACAATTGAGACGCGCATCAAGCGCAATCGCG
Protein-coding regions in this window:
- a CDS encoding glycoside hydrolase family 1 protein, giving the protein MITFPKNFYWGAATSSHQVEGNNSNNDWWAWEQAGHTKELSGRAAGHYDLHEKDFDLARQLYQNAHRFSVEWSRVEPREGEFSGEAIRHYQRVVAALRERNIEPVVTLHHFANPLWVSRQGGWLNPKVIGWFGRYAQRMAEALGGGVKYWVTINEPLVFVYHGFVLGKWPPGERSLPAAFRAADHLAKAHGLAYRQIHGLFRGRRLPSPSVGIAHNMVVFQPCPGKSGFLCRCNVFLRHWLFNLGFLDRIRGAMDFIGLNYYMREILTSDPLLGAGPWGKRCNVPHGHGGHLNMLEWDHYPQGIHQVLQYLKRYRRPVLITENGTCEEDDAFRWRFIREHLLQVHKAIEEGIPVIGYLYWSLLDNFEWDHGFRPRFGLVHVDYDSLARTLRPSAHRFAEVCRTGRLEE
- a CDS encoding rhomboid family intramembrane serine protease gives rise to the protein MFFPYRDDNPSRSFPVMTILLIVVNMVVFVTFGLRPDYEAIVHEYGFIPGRFNTLSFFTSMFLHGGWFHLIFNMWYLWLFGDNLEDRMGKLGFLGFYLLGGIFASLLHSAFSNEVMKTVPCVGASGAISAVMGGYVILFPHAKVRVVILFFYNIIRFRWPAFVFLGIWFVEQLWAGGGTMLNVEASPVAYWAHIGGFVFGVGGAFIARLLV